DNA sequence from the Lysinibacillus sp. OF-1 genome:
CTTTAGGTGCCTCTACTTTGTTTCCTTTTTGCTGGAAAACTTGATAAAGCGCTTTATGATAAGCATTGCCTTTAATGTCTTGAATAACACCACCCATTGTCATTTGATATTCATAGCGGAGGGCTTTTATTTTTTTATTGTCAAGTAGTAGTGGTTCAGAAGTGATACTGACTGTACCTTGATTGTATTGGACCTGACTGCCAAATGTTTCCGCAATAAAGCGAATCGGTACATAGGTACGATTATTTTTCATGTATGGCTGTACATCCAATTGCTCTGTTTTGTCATTTTTCATGACAGTCTTGTTGTTGAGATTTAATACAATCAATGTTTTATTCATGGCAAGGGTAATTTGTGAATCCTTCCAATGCACTTGCGCACCTAGATTTTCACTGATCACACGCAATGGCACCATGATTCGATTGCTTCTTTGCTCGGGTGCTGTATCAGATTTTACTATTACGTCATCTATTTTAATTTGTGTAGTGGCAGCATCAGCCGGAAAAGCCACAAAAAACATAGATGTTAACAATAGTCCAGTGAAGACTTTTTTCATGGTAGTCAACCTCCTATATTCGAGTTTTTAGCATCTTCAATATTTTACCATAGTTATTGGCTATTGGTCGCTAATTTTTTACAGCTATATTCCGTAATTGTTCTCGAATACTAACGGTGAAGGGAGGTTTTTAAATGAAATTATTGACCTGGGGTATTGTTGGTGCAGCACTGTTTGCTGCCATGAAAGGTTATGGGAAATCAAATCAAGGACAGAAGGATAGCTCTCAACAAACGACGACGCCTGTACAATTAGTCGCCAATGCGAATCCACTGACAGCCAATACACCGAAACAGTAAAACGAAGAGAAGCTTATAGATTACTTTGATCTATAGGCTTTCTATAATTTTACATAAATATCATATCATTGGTATAATAGATTGGGAGAAAAGGGGTGTATAGATGCTTGATTTTACAAACTATCATGACGATTTAGAAGAAATTCTGCAATTATTTAACGAAACCGTACATACTTTTATGTCCATAAGGATTTTCAAAGACAGGGGATTGCAGCAGCCTTAGTAGATTTACTAGAAGCGGACGCAAAAAAGCTTGGTCTTACCCATATCTACACAGATGCTAGTCTTACAGCGAGACCCTTCTTTGAACGAAAAGGAGACCAAATCATTCAAAGACAAACTGTCGAGCGTCAAGGCATATTGTTCATGAATGTTAGCATGGGTAAATTATTTATTGATGAAAAGGACGGATGAAAAAGATGCATTATGTAAAGGGTTTTGTCGTATTAATGATGCTATGCTTCGTGTTTAGTGCCTGTGCACAAACAGAAAAGCCTTCCCATAAAAAACCAGATATTGAAAGTATCACGGTTTCATTCGAACATCCAGAAACGAAGCAACCATTTAAAATAGTTCATGCTTTTGAGCTTTTTCAAAACTATACGGAAAAGGTAGAAAGTAATCCAGATCGTTCACCATTGGACATCTATCGAGAAGAGGTCATTGATCCCGTTTATAGTGCATGTTTTGAGAATGGTGAATATATAAACATGGCTGAGACGGTGTTGAATAGCACGACCAAACAATTGAAAGAAAATCAATTATTAAGCGAAAAAATTGATAGGGAAGCAACAGAAAAGAGTATTAAGGAAGGTCTGTTCAAATCTTCTGAACTCCTTCCCACTAAAAATGAAACGACGGTATGTGTTTTTCCAGCCACAGATGTAAACGCGAATATGGTAACGATTGGTGCAGGTAAA
Encoded proteins:
- a CDS encoding copper amine oxidase N-terminal domain-containing protein, with product MKKVFTGLLLTSMFFVAFPADAATTQIKIDDVIVKSDTAPEQRSNRIMVPLRVISENLGAQVHWKDSQITLAMNKTLIVLNLNNKTVMKNDKTEQLDVQPYMKNNRTYVPIRFIAETFGSQVQYNQGTVSITSEPLLLDNKKIKALRYEYQMTMGGVIQDIKGNAYHKALYQVFQQKGNKVEAPKEYSWQINLDIPGSYSKRGQYRFMSDDTNTVKQFDIYSLNTAFPDELLQGHPHHLLHDVFEDSWYIFTDQAVQSIKQLINNAATNGFSTIISNTVA
- a CDS encoding DUF2268 domain-containing putative Zn-dependent protease (predicted Zn-dependent protease with a strongly conserved HExxH motif); the protein is MHYVKGFVVLMMLCFVFSACAQTEKPSHKKPDIESITVSFEHPETKQPFKIVHAFELFQNYTEKVESNPDRSPLDIYREEVIDPVYSACFENGEYINMAETVLNSTTKQLKENQLLSEKIDREATEKSIKEGLFKSSELLPTKNETTVCVFPATDVNANMVTIGAGKITALYNKYYTNEFIRAVIAHEYHHSVATEKRPRSEGTVLDHLIFEGRAVMFEKLVYPDLNFTRIDLDYNKVYWSDVAADLEKHNLIRALEIIRGGNGLPFSYGYSEGYKMVKSYLDLHPNVSIEEWTALSPKEIFEKGKYLENYQ